In Streptomyces sp. NBC_01381, a genomic segment contains:
- the leuA gene encoding 2-isopropylmalate synthase, with translation MAIKPNFQRATSMPIHKYGQYEQVDIPDRTWPQNRITVAPRWLSTDLRDGNQALIDPMSPARKREMFDLLVRMGYKEIEVGFPSSGQTDFDFVRSIIEDGAIPDDVTISVLTQAREELISRTVESLVGAKRATVHLYNATAPVWREVVFRGSKDAVKQIAVDGTRLVMEYAEKLLGPETVFGYQYSPEIFTDTELDFALEVCEAVCDVWQPEEGREIILNLPATVERSTPSTHADRFEWMSRNLSRREHVCLSVHPHNDRGTAVAAAELAIMAGADRIEGCLFGQGERTGNVDLVTLGMNLFSQGVDPQIDFSDIDEIRRTAEYCNQMEVHPRHPYAGDLVYTAFSGSHQDAIKKGFEAMAVRAEQQGKTVDDIEWAVPYLPIDPKDVGRSYEAVIRVNSQSGKGGIAYVLQNDHKLDLPRRMQVEFSKIIQTKTDSEGGEVTPDAIWGIFQDEYLPNPENPWGRIQVKNGQTTTDKDGTDTLTVEATVDGADTVLTGTGNGPISAFFQALQGIGIDVRLLDYQEHTMSEGASAQAASYIECAIGDKVLWGVGIDSNTTRASLKAAVSAVNRAAR, from the coding sequence ATGGCGATCAAGCCGAATTTCCAGCGCGCCACGTCCATGCCGATCCACAAGTACGGGCAGTACGAGCAGGTCGACATCCCCGACCGCACGTGGCCGCAGAACCGGATCACCGTCGCGCCCCGCTGGCTCTCCACGGACCTGCGCGACGGCAACCAGGCGCTGATCGACCCGATGTCCCCGGCCCGCAAGCGCGAGATGTTCGACCTGCTGGTCCGCATGGGCTACAAGGAGATCGAGGTCGGCTTCCCCTCGTCCGGGCAGACGGACTTCGACTTCGTACGCTCGATCATCGAGGACGGCGCGATCCCGGACGACGTCACGATCTCCGTCCTGACGCAGGCCCGCGAAGAGCTGATCTCCCGCACCGTCGAGTCGCTGGTCGGCGCCAAGCGCGCCACCGTCCACCTGTACAACGCGACCGCGCCCGTCTGGCGCGAGGTCGTCTTCCGTGGCTCGAAGGATGCGGTCAAGCAGATCGCCGTCGACGGCACGCGTCTGGTCATGGAGTACGCCGAGAAGCTGCTGGGCCCCGAGACGGTCTTCGGCTACCAGTACAGCCCCGAGATCTTCACGGACACCGAGCTGGACTTCGCGCTGGAGGTCTGCGAGGCGGTCTGTGACGTGTGGCAGCCCGAAGAGGGCCGCGAGATCATCCTCAACCTGCCCGCCACGGTGGAGCGTTCGACCCCCTCGACCCACGCGGACCGCTTCGAGTGGATGTCCCGCAACCTGTCCCGGCGCGAGCACGTCTGCCTGTCCGTGCACCCGCACAACGACCGCGGCACCGCCGTCGCCGCCGCCGAACTGGCCATCATGGCCGGCGCCGACCGCATCGAGGGCTGCCTGTTCGGCCAGGGCGAGCGCACCGGCAACGTCGACCTGGTCACCCTGGGCATGAACCTGTTCTCGCAGGGCGTCGACCCGCAGATCGACTTCTCCGACATCGACGAGATCCGCCGCACCGCCGAGTACTGCAACCAGATGGAGGTCCACCCCCGCCACCCGTACGCGGGCGACCTCGTCTACACCGCCTTCTCCGGCTCCCACCAGGACGCCATCAAGAAGGGCTTCGAGGCCATGGCGGTCCGGGCCGAGCAGCAGGGCAAGACCGTCGACGACATCGAGTGGGCCGTGCCGTACCTGCCCATCGACCCCAAGGACGTCGGCCGCTCCTACGAGGCCGTCATCCGCGTCAACTCGCAGTCCGGCAAGGGCGGCATCGCCTACGTCCTGCAGAACGACCACAAGCTGGACCTGCCGCGCCGCATGCAGGTCGAGTTCTCGAAGATCATCCAGACGAAGACCGACAGCGAGGGCGGCGAGGTCACGCCGGACGCGATCTGGGGCATCTTCCAGGACGAGTACCTGCCCAACCCCGAGAACCCGTGGGGCCGCATCCAGGTCAAGAACGGCCAGACGACCACGGACAAGGACGGCACGGACACCCTCACCGTCGAGGCCACGGTCGACGGCGCCGACACGGTCCTGACCGGCACCGGCAACGGCCCGATCTCGGCCTTCTTCCAGGCGCTGCAGGGCATCGGCATCGACGTACGCCTGCTGGACTACCAGGAGCACACGATGAGCGAGGGCGCCTCCGCGCAGGCCGCCTCGTACATCGAGTGCGCGATCGGCGACAAGGTCCTGTGGGGCGTTGGCATCGACTCCAATACGACCCGGGCCTCGCTGAAGGCGGCTGTTTCTGCCGTCAACCGCGCGGCGCGTTGA
- a CDS encoding protealysin inhibitor emfourin has product MRIQVKRTGGFAGIERHAEIDTSGLPDAHEWHALAEEAMAEGRGTPPIGVPDGFNYQLTVDGHTVYCSDPRLTEPQRKLISRVLKEGS; this is encoded by the coding sequence ATGCGTATCCAGGTGAAGCGCACGGGAGGATTCGCGGGCATCGAGCGGCACGCCGAGATCGACACCTCGGGACTGCCCGATGCCCACGAGTGGCACGCCCTGGCCGAAGAGGCCATGGCCGAGGGCCGGGGCACGCCGCCCATAGGGGTGCCGGACGGCTTCAACTACCAGCTCACCGTCGACGGGCACACGGTGTACTGCTCGGATCCCCGCCTGACCGAGCCGCAGCGGAAGCTGATCTCACGGGTCCTGAAGGAGGGCTCGTAA
- a CDS encoding TerB family tellurite resistance protein — translation MFATPVSRARVLRRRVIGVHTAWTTVGDGEFFCPGCGGDRNYQRRTGRRRFVLLGVPVLPRGTTGPIVECAACQDHFGTDVLGHPTTTRLSAMVRDAVHTVVLAVLSAGGTSSRTTLDAAVATLRAAGYDDCCEEQLVALVEALAADTGRATVPDYVPGLAIELHEALGPLAPHLAPAGRESLLLQGARIALADGPYTPAEREVLGTAGGALTIGADEVTRLLVAARTTQS, via the coding sequence ATCTTCGCCACGCCCGTGTCCCGCGCGCGGGTGCTGCGCAGGCGCGTGATCGGCGTGCATACGGCCTGGACCACCGTCGGGGACGGCGAGTTCTTCTGCCCCGGCTGCGGCGGCGACCGCAACTACCAGCGGCGCACAGGCCGTCGCCGCTTCGTCCTCCTCGGCGTGCCCGTGCTGCCCCGCGGCACCACGGGCCCCATCGTCGAATGCGCCGCCTGCCAGGACCACTTCGGTACGGATGTTCTCGGCCATCCCACGACCACCCGGCTCTCCGCGATGGTGCGCGACGCCGTGCACACCGTGGTCCTCGCGGTCCTCTCCGCCGGCGGCACCTCGTCGCGCACGACGCTCGACGCGGCCGTCGCGACGTTGCGAGCGGCCGGATACGACGACTGCTGCGAGGAACAGCTCGTCGCGCTCGTCGAGGCGCTCGCCGCCGACACCGGGCGGGCCACCGTGCCGGACTATGTGCCGGGTCTGGCCATAGAGCTGCACGAGGCGCTCGGCCCGCTGGCCCCGCACCTCGCCCCCGCCGGACGCGAGTCGCTGCTCCTGCAGGGCGCGCGGATCGCCCTCGCCGACGGCCCTTACACCCCCGCCGAGCGCGAGGTGCTCGGCACGGCGGGCGGGGCGCTGACCATCGGCGCCGACGAGGTGACCCGGCTCCTGGTGGCGGCGCGCACGACGCAGTCGTAG
- a CDS encoding MMPL family transporter yields the protein MRAEQTTARRRRAVPWVFLVLWIGVIALAAPFAAKLADTQQDRVVDYLPASADSTEVAELEDQLPGGEATEMVLVYHRDGGLTAADRKTAADQVAEIQGAHKLTSEPRAVPSKDGTTLMYPVASTGPGQDEKKRDALVEDVREVAEGQGGLSVEVGGDGAFGTDAGKVYDSLGGPLLYTTAGVVALLLILIYRSPFLWLVPLAVAGLADYLAMAIAYGLHEWFGTAVTGQSSGVMTILVFGAGTDYALLLVARYREELRRIERPYDAMMAALRGCGPAVLASSGTVAAGLLCLLAADLNSSRGMGPLGTVGVLCALASMLTLLPAILVLLGRKVFWPLIPAFGSEPKQRRSLFSMMGSSAGRRPLTVLAGGAVLLGALALGALNLPGALKQEDSFTKTPDSVSAMETLAKAYPERGSQPITVMTPTEDAGAALTKIQDTKGVDSAAKGRTAKGWTEISVIASSAPQSAGETATIESLRSDLDSSYVGGASAQQIDLKDTNARDRNIVVPLVLAAVLLILVALLRSLVAPLLLLAAVVAVWGASLGIAGLVFEPLLGLEGTDPGLGLLSFVFLVALGVDYGIFLMHRMREESLAGAEPGDAALTALRTTGGVIASAGLVLAATFAVLTSMPLVQLVELGFVIAVGVLLDTFLVRTYLVTSASVALGRKVWWPGALSRPAAVAKEVDTPPVPVS from the coding sequence ATGCGGGCCGAACAGACCACCGCTCGACGGCGACGAGCCGTGCCCTGGGTGTTCCTCGTGCTGTGGATCGGCGTCATCGCGCTCGCCGCGCCCTTCGCGGCGAAACTGGCCGACACCCAGCAGGACCGCGTCGTCGACTACCTCCCCGCAAGCGCCGACTCCACCGAAGTCGCCGAACTGGAAGACCAGTTGCCCGGCGGCGAGGCCACCGAGATGGTGCTCGTCTACCACCGCGACGGCGGTCTGACGGCAGCCGACCGCAAGACCGCGGCGGACCAGGTCGCCGAGATCCAGGGCGCCCACAAGCTGACCTCCGAGCCGCGCGCCGTACCGTCCAAGGACGGCACCACGCTGATGTACCCGGTGGCGAGCACCGGGCCCGGCCAGGACGAGAAGAAGCGGGACGCGCTCGTCGAGGACGTCCGCGAAGTCGCCGAAGGCCAGGGCGGGTTGAGCGTCGAGGTGGGCGGCGACGGGGCGTTCGGCACCGACGCCGGCAAGGTGTACGACTCGCTGGGCGGCCCGCTGCTCTACACCACGGCAGGCGTGGTGGCGCTCCTCCTGATCCTCATCTACCGCAGCCCGTTCCTGTGGCTGGTTCCGCTCGCCGTCGCCGGCCTCGCCGACTACCTCGCGATGGCCATCGCGTACGGACTGCACGAATGGTTCGGCACGGCCGTCACCGGCCAGAGCTCGGGCGTGATGACGATCCTCGTCTTCGGCGCGGGCACCGACTACGCACTGCTGCTCGTCGCCCGCTACCGGGAGGAACTGCGCCGCATCGAGCGCCCCTACGACGCGATGATGGCCGCCCTGCGCGGCTGCGGCCCCGCCGTGCTCGCCTCGTCCGGCACGGTCGCGGCCGGTCTGCTCTGCCTGCTCGCCGCGGACCTCAACAGCAGCCGGGGCATGGGCCCGCTCGGCACGGTGGGTGTGCTGTGCGCGCTCGCCTCGATGCTGACGCTGCTGCCCGCGATCCTCGTCCTCCTCGGGCGGAAGGTGTTCTGGCCGCTGATTCCCGCGTTCGGCAGCGAGCCCAAGCAGCGCCGCAGCCTCTTCTCCATGATGGGCAGCTCGGCCGGGCGCAGGCCGCTGACGGTCCTCGCCGGTGGCGCGGTGCTCCTTGGCGCGCTGGCGCTCGGCGCGCTGAACCTGCCCGGTGCCCTCAAGCAGGAGGACTCCTTCACCAAGACGCCCGACTCCGTCTCCGCCATGGAGACGCTCGCCAAGGCCTACCCGGAGCGGGGCAGCCAGCCGATCACCGTGATGACGCCCACCGAGGACGCGGGCGCGGCGCTCACCAAGATCCAGGACACCAAGGGAGTGGACAGCGCGGCCAAGGGACGTACCGCGAAGGGCTGGACGGAGATCTCCGTCATCGCCTCCTCCGCACCGCAGTCGGCGGGCGAGACGGCGACCATCGAATCCCTGCGGTCGGACCTGGATTCCTCGTACGTCGGTGGGGCGAGCGCCCAGCAGATCGACCTGAAGGACACCAACGCCCGTGACCGGAACATCGTCGTGCCGCTGGTGCTCGCCGCGGTCCTGCTGATCCTCGTGGCGCTGCTGCGGAGCCTGGTCGCACCGCTGCTGCTGCTCGCCGCGGTGGTCGCGGTCTGGGGCGCGTCCCTCGGCATCGCAGGACTCGTCTTCGAACCGCTCCTCGGCCTGGAGGGCACGGACCCCGGTCTGGGTCTGCTCTCCTTCGTCTTCCTCGTCGCCCTCGGCGTCGACTACGGCATCTTCCTGATGCACCGCATGCGCGAGGAATCCCTGGCCGGTGCGGAGCCGGGCGACGCCGCCCTGACCGCGCTGCGCACGACGGGCGGGGTCATCGCATCGGCCGGGCTCGTCCTCGCCGCCACGTTCGCCGTACTCACCAGCATGCCGCTGGTGCAGCTGGTCGAGCTGGGCTTCGTGATCGCGGTCGGAGTGCTCCTCGACACCTTCCTGGTGCGGACATACCTGGTGACGAGCGCGAGTGTGGCCCTGGGCCGGAAGGTCTGGTGGCCCGGAGCGCTGTCGCGTCCCGCGGCGGTGGCGAAGGAAGTGGACACGCCCCCGGTTCCGGTGTCGTAG
- a CDS encoding sensor histidine kinase, which produces MPFSGAAPGSRRALRDDAVLAAAVALLAALLAAFVKDEHRPDAIGWALLMAANIPIVWRRRSPQLVLLAVAAFVVPYHTAEFTDIAAVPVEMLALYTVAATGRPRRALLTGLTVVGVPLAINASVAPYQVTEVLRISGWIVAVLLLGVYVRIHRQYVASVVERAERAERTREEEARRRVAEERLRVARDLHDLLAHSITLVGVQTSVAAHVLAADPERLDRKAVAKALDDIADTCRSARGELRATLEVLRSESDESRGPLPGLDGLTDLAEAARISGAEVDLAVHETPADAPPAVGAAAYRIVQEALTNAVRHGGPGLTIRVGVHTEDVALRVTVTDDGRAVRDPDHTPGFGLVGMRERARSVGGTLEAGPRDEGGFMVDAVLPLVPVGGLR; this is translated from the coding sequence CTGCCGTTCAGCGGCGCGGCCCCCGGCAGCCGAAGGGCCCTGCGGGACGACGCCGTCCTCGCGGCGGCGGTCGCCCTGCTCGCCGCGCTCCTCGCCGCGTTCGTGAAGGACGAGCACCGCCCGGACGCCATCGGGTGGGCCCTCCTCATGGCCGCCAACATCCCCATCGTGTGGCGGCGGCGCAGCCCTCAGCTGGTGCTGCTCGCCGTCGCCGCCTTCGTAGTGCCGTACCACACCGCCGAGTTCACGGACATCGCCGCCGTCCCGGTGGAGATGCTGGCCCTCTACACCGTCGCGGCCACCGGCCGCCCCCGCCGCGCCCTGCTCACCGGCCTCACCGTCGTCGGCGTCCCGCTCGCCATCAACGCGAGCGTCGCCCCGTACCAGGTCACGGAGGTGCTGCGGATCTCCGGCTGGATCGTGGCCGTGCTGCTCCTCGGGGTGTATGTGCGCATCCATCGGCAGTACGTCGCCTCCGTCGTGGAACGTGCCGAGCGGGCGGAACGTACGCGCGAGGAAGAGGCGCGGCGGCGCGTCGCCGAGGAGCGGCTGCGGGTCGCCCGGGATCTGCACGATCTGCTGGCGCACAGCATCACCCTGGTCGGCGTCCAGACCTCCGTCGCGGCGCACGTCCTGGCCGCCGATCCGGAGCGGCTCGACCGGAAGGCGGTCGCCAAGGCGCTGGACGACATCGCGGACACCTGCAGGTCCGCACGCGGCGAACTCCGGGCCACGCTGGAGGTGTTGAGGTCGGAATCCGACGAGTCGCGCGGGCCGCTGCCCGGCCTCGACGGCCTGACCGATCTGGCGGAGGCCGCACGGATCTCCGGCGCGGAGGTCGACCTCGCGGTGCACGAGACTCCGGCGGACGCACCGCCCGCCGTGGGCGCCGCCGCGTACCGCATCGTCCAGGAGGCCCTGACCAACGCCGTCCGGCACGGGGGCCCCGGCCTCACCATCCGGGTGGGCGTACACACCGAGGACGTGGCGCTGCGGGTGACGGTCACGGATGACGGGCGTGCCGTACGCGATCCGGACCACACGCCCGGCTTCGGCCTCGTCGGCATGCGCGAGCGGGCCCGCAGCGTGGGGGGCACCCTGGAGGCGGGGCCTCGGGACGAGGGCGGTTTCATGGTGGACGCCGTACTGCCCCTGGTGCCCGTGGGAGGCCTCCGATGA
- a CDS encoding M4 family metallopeptidase — MTANPGFEPVFCTIIPPHVLDTLAQSDDAALAGPARRTLERDAIERTHRRLTTVIGAPSVTPPKEAAEGKPHRTIYDAKHKTELPGRKVRGEGDKPGKDATVNRAYAGLGATFELYLKSYERNSIDGSGLPMNATVHYGENYGNAFWNGEQMVFGDGDGEIFLDFTIPVDVIGHELTHGVVQYTANLTYFGQPGALNESMADVFGSLIKQYTLGQTAAEADWLIGAGLLAPRVTGKALRSMKAPGTAYDDDVLGKDPQPADMDHYVRTGRDNGGVHINSGIPNHAFYLLAEALGGHAWERAGQIWYAVLTGGELAQDASFADFAKLTVAAARAKYGDGEEHGAVVKAWSQVGVPTN, encoded by the coding sequence ATGACCGCCAATCCAGGCTTCGAGCCTGTCTTCTGCACCATCATTCCGCCCCACGTGCTCGACACTCTGGCCCAGAGTGACGACGCCGCGCTCGCCGGACCCGCCCGCCGCACCCTGGAGCGGGACGCCATCGAGCGCACCCACCGCCGGCTGACCACGGTCATCGGCGCCCCCTCCGTCACACCGCCGAAGGAAGCGGCCGAAGGCAAGCCGCACCGCACGATCTACGACGCGAAGCACAAGACCGAGCTGCCGGGCCGCAAGGTCCGCGGCGAGGGCGACAAGCCCGGCAAGGACGCGACCGTCAACCGCGCGTACGCGGGCCTCGGCGCGACCTTCGAGCTGTATCTGAAGTCGTACGAGCGCAACTCCATCGACGGCAGCGGACTGCCGATGAACGCGACGGTCCACTACGGCGAGAACTACGGGAACGCGTTCTGGAACGGCGAACAGATGGTCTTCGGCGACGGTGACGGCGAGATCTTCCTCGACTTCACCATTCCGGTGGACGTCATCGGCCACGAGCTGACACACGGCGTCGTGCAGTACACGGCGAACCTCACGTACTTCGGCCAGCCGGGCGCGCTCAACGAGTCCATGGCGGACGTCTTCGGCTCGCTGATCAAGCAGTACACGCTCGGCCAGACCGCGGCCGAGGCCGACTGGCTGATCGGCGCCGGGCTGCTCGCCCCGCGCGTCACCGGCAAGGCCCTGCGCTCCATGAAGGCGCCGGGCACTGCCTACGACGACGACGTGCTCGGCAAGGACCCGCAGCCCGCCGACATGGACCACTACGTCAGGACGGGCCGCGACAACGGCGGCGTGCACATCAACTCCGGCATCCCCAACCACGCCTTCTATCTGCTCGCCGAGGCGCTCGGCGGCCACGCGTGGGAGCGGGCCGGACAGATCTGGTACGCCGTCCTGACCGGCGGCGAGCTGGCCCAGGACGCCTCCTTCGCCGACTTCGCGAAGCTGACGGTGGCCGCCGCGCGCGCCAAGTACGGCGACGGCGAGGAGCACGGGGCCGTCGTGAAGGCGTGGTCCCAGGTCGGGGTGCCTACCAACTGA